From Novosphingobium decolorationis, one genomic window encodes:
- a CDS encoding alpha-ketoacid dehydrogenase subunit beta, whose product MNMIEAINDALHVMMGHDPDVVVFGEDVGYFGGVFRATAGLQAKFGKMRVFDTPINECGIIGAAVGMAAYGLRPVPEIQFADYIYPGLDQLISEAARLRYRSAGEFTAPITVRSPFGGGIFGGQTHSQSPEALFTHVSGLKTVIPSTPHDAKGLLIAAIEDNDPVIFFEPKRIYNGPFDGYYDHPSKTWKNYPGGQVPEGYYSIPLGKARTVREGSAMTVLVYGTMVHVAEAVLAEKGVDAEILDLRTLWPLDIEAVEKSVQKTGKCLVIHEATRTSGFGAELVSLVQERCFYHLEVPIERVTGFDTPYPHSLEWAYFPGPVRIGDAVDRLMKE is encoded by the coding sequence ATGAACATGATCGAGGCCATCAACGATGCGCTGCACGTCATGATGGGCCACGATCCCGACGTCGTCGTCTTCGGCGAGGATGTGGGCTATTTCGGCGGGGTGTTCCGCGCAACGGCGGGACTCCAGGCCAAGTTCGGCAAGATGCGCGTTTTCGACACCCCCATCAACGAATGTGGCATCATCGGCGCGGCGGTCGGCATGGCGGCCTATGGTCTGCGCCCCGTGCCCGAGATCCAGTTTGCCGACTACATATACCCCGGCCTCGACCAGCTGATCTCCGAGGCGGCGCGGCTGCGCTATCGCTCGGCCGGAGAGTTCACCGCGCCGATCACCGTGCGCTCGCCCTTTGGCGGGGGTATCTTTGGCGGGCAGACGCACAGCCAGAGCCCGGAAGCGCTCTTCACCCACGTCTCGGGCCTGAAGACGGTGATCCCGTCCACCCCGCACGATGCCAAGGGGCTTCTGATCGCGGCGATCGAGGACAACGATCCCGTCATCTTCTTCGAGCCCAAGCGCATCTACAACGGCCCGTTCGACGGCTACTATGACCACCCGAGCAAGACCTGGAAGAACTACCCGGGCGGGCAGGTGCCTGAAGGCTACTATTCCATTCCGCTGGGCAAGGCGCGCACCGTGCGCGAGGGCTCGGCGATGACCGTGCTGGTCTATGGCACCATGGTCCACGTTGCCGAAGCCGTGCTGGCCGAGAAGGGCGTCGATGCCGAGATCCTCGATCTGCGCACGCTCTGGCCGCTCGACATAGAGGCTGTGGAAAAGTCTGTTCAGAAGACGGGGAAATGTCTCGTCATCCATGAGGCCACGCGCACCTCGGGCTTTGGCGCCGAGCTCGTCAGCCTCGTCCAGGAGCGCTGCTTCTACCATCTCGAAGTCCCGATCGAGCGCGTGACCGGCTTCGACACCCCGTACCCGCACAGCCTGGAGTGGGCCTATTTCCCCGGCCCGGTCCGCATCGGCGATGCGGTCGACCGCCTGATGAAGGAGTGA
- a CDS encoding methyl-accepting chemotaxis protein, translated as MNELNELRRKGALSLVALGWVYVLITIGCAFFAETGFLPPVLAIVVSIVPTMLALQHPEGQQMRMILGFTSPIYPAILLWQWTGSHWMIDLHMTIFASLATLMLIADWRPVLLGAGVAAAHHLLANFLAPSLVFPDGPDFARVLLHAVIVVAETAVLVIIARDFERLVVEQASAESARIRAEEIAEEERARAAREQQQVIDEIGEGLRAFAGGDLSRRIANAFPKSYEALRNDFNGAASDLDRIVRDVTRSAGQIETGSLEIRSATDDLALRTEQQASTLEDIANTLRQLNTTVSENATSAHNLQANVSKARDDALRGSEVVENAVFAMSEIERSADEIGKIIALIDGIAFQTNLLALNAGVEAARAGEAGKGFAVVATEVRALAQRSADAANDIKALIDTSGEQVARGVKLVGQSGESLMTIVSGIAEINEAIERIASVSQDQAGEIGRINERVGRLDSATQQNAAMVEEGTAAARHLSSEAEAMARLVQHFQVSAEGHGGNLGGMRQAA; from the coding sequence ATGAATGAACTCAACGAACTGCGCCGCAAGGGCGCGCTGTCCCTGGTCGCCTTGGGCTGGGTCTACGTCCTGATCACGATCGGGTGCGCCTTTTTTGCGGAGACCGGCTTCCTTCCCCCGGTGCTTGCCATTGTGGTTTCCATCGTTCCCACCATGCTCGCCCTGCAACACCCCGAAGGGCAGCAGATGCGCATGATCCTGGGCTTCACCTCGCCGATCTATCCCGCGATCCTGCTGTGGCAGTGGACCGGCAGCCACTGGATGATCGACCTGCACATGACGATCTTCGCCTCGCTCGCAACGCTCATGCTGATTGCCGACTGGCGCCCCGTCCTGCTCGGCGCGGGCGTTGCAGCGGCCCACCACCTGCTTGCCAACTTCCTGGCCCCCTCGCTCGTCTTCCCAGACGGCCCGGATTTCGCGCGCGTCCTGCTTCACGCCGTCATCGTCGTCGCGGAAACGGCGGTTCTCGTGATCATCGCCCGCGACTTTGAACGCTTGGTCGTCGAGCAGGCCTCGGCTGAAAGCGCGCGCATCCGCGCCGAGGAAATCGCCGAAGAGGAACGCGCCCGCGCCGCCCGCGAGCAGCAACAGGTGATTGACGAGATCGGCGAGGGCCTGCGCGCCTTTGCCGGCGGCGACCTGTCGCGCCGGATCGCCAACGCCTTTCCCAAGAGTTACGAGGCCCTGCGCAACGACTTCAATGGGGCGGCGAGCGATCTCGACCGCATCGTGCGCGACGTCACCCGCTCGGCCGGACAGATCGAGACCGGCTCGCTCGAGATTCGTTCGGCAACCGACGATCTGGCCCTGCGCACCGAACAGCAGGCCTCGACGCTGGAGGACATCGCCAACACGCTGCGCCAGCTCAACACCACCGTCTCGGAGAACGCCACCTCTGCGCACAATCTCCAGGCAAATGTCAGCAAGGCTCGCGACGACGCACTGAGGGGCAGCGAAGTGGTTGAAAATGCGGTCTTCGCCATGAGCGAGATCGAGCGCTCAGCCGACGAGATCGGCAAGATCATCGCGCTCATCGACGGCATCGCCTTCCAGACCAACCTCCTCGCGCTCAACGCAGGCGTCGAGGCCGCCCGCGCGGGCGAGGCGGGCAAGGGATTCGCGGTCGTCGCCACGGAAGTTCGCGCGCTTGCCCAGCGCTCGGCCGATGCGGCCAACGACATCAAGGCGCTGATCGACACCTCGGGCGAACAGGTCGCGCGCGGGGTCAAGCTCGTTGGCCAGTCGGGCGAATCGCTGATGACGATCGTCTCCGGGATCGCCGAGATCAACGAGGCCATTGAACGTATCGCGTCGGTCTCGCAGGACCAGGCAGGCGAAATCGGCCGCATCAACGAGCGTGTCGGCCGCCTCGACTCCGCCACACAGCAGAATGCCGCCATGGTCGAGGAAGGTACGGCCGCGGCCCGCCACCTCTCCAGCGAAGCCGAAGCCATGGCGCGACTGGTTCAGCATTTTCAGGTTTCCGCAGAAGGACATGGCGGAAATCTGGGCGGAATGCGCCAAGCCGCGTAA
- a CDS encoding sigma-54-dependent transcriptional regulator translates to MSEAAPINRIALVEDDEDLARSTAQLLKLAGFEVTLFDRAQSALDVLDADWPGVVVTDVRMPGISGIDLFRTVRERDAELPVVLITGHGDVDMAVDMLKSGAWDFLTKPFDPDGLVTVCARAIRARELALENRQLRALAGDEAAPVLLGQSPSIRRLREMIPMLANADIDILIEGETGTGKDLLARLIHRSGKRARRRFLPLPCAGMDEALVTRTFGPASDPAILAVDRGTLYLDDVDRAPSRLQDRLISFVEKRSVESGPNEVPLDFRIIATSLPLEEGEVMPVQPALFYRLAAMRLVLPPLRERREDVSLLFARFAAACAQRLGRNVPPLSDAVRTRLATHDWPGNVRELRNFAELFVMDLVGDPSGEDAGGDGRAPGGEQASLAERVDAFERGEIVQAVRATGGEIGAAIRALGLPRKTFYYKVAKHGIDLPSLKKGGG, encoded by the coding sequence ATGAGCGAAGCTGCCCCCATCAATCGCATCGCCCTGGTTGAGGACGATGAGGACCTCGCCCGTTCGACAGCTCAACTCCTGAAGCTTGCCGGCTTCGAGGTGACGCTGTTCGACCGCGCGCAATCCGCACTCGACGTGCTCGATGCCGATTGGCCGGGCGTGGTCGTGACCGATGTGCGCATGCCCGGAATATCCGGGATCGACCTGTTTCGCACCGTTCGCGAACGCGATGCCGAGCTTCCGGTCGTGCTCATCACCGGACACGGGGATGTCGACATGGCGGTCGATATGCTCAAGTCCGGGGCTTGGGATTTCCTCACCAAGCCTTTCGATCCCGATGGGCTGGTGACGGTCTGCGCGCGCGCGATACGGGCGCGCGAACTGGCACTGGAGAATCGGCAGCTGCGCGCGCTTGCCGGCGACGAGGCGGCCCCGGTCTTGCTGGGGCAGAGCCCCTCCATCCGGCGTCTGCGCGAAATGATACCGATGCTCGCCAATGCGGACATCGACATTCTCATCGAAGGGGAGACTGGCACGGGCAAGGATCTGCTTGCGCGGCTCATTCACCGCTCGGGCAAGCGTGCGCGGCGGCGGTTCCTGCCGCTGCCCTGTGCCGGAATGGACGAGGCGCTGGTGACGCGAACCTTCGGTCCGGCCAGTGATCCGGCGATTCTCGCGGTGGACCGGGGCACGCTCTATCTCGACGATGTCGACCGTGCGCCGTCGCGGCTCCAGGATCGCCTGATCTCCTTCGTCGAGAAGCGCAGTGTGGAATCGGGGCCCAACGAGGTTCCGCTCGACTTCCGGATCATCGCGACAAGCCTTCCGCTCGAGGAGGGCGAGGTGATGCCGGTGCAGCCGGCCCTGTTCTATCGCTTGGCCGCGATGCGACTGGTGCTGCCACCGCTGCGCGAGCGGCGTGAGGATGTCTCGCTCCTGTTCGCGCGCTTTGCCGCGGCTTGCGCGCAGCGTCTCGGGCGCAACGTGCCGCCCTTGTCCGACGCCGTGCGCACGCGCCTCGCCACGCACGACTGGCCCGGTAACGTGCGCGAACTGCGCAATTTTGCCGAGCTTTTCGTCATGGACCTCGTCGGAGACCCGTCGGGAGAAGATGCCGGGGGCGATGGTCGTGCGCCGGGCGGTGAACAGGCAAGCCTTGCTGAACGGGTCGATGCCTTCGAGCGGGGCGAGATCGTCCAGGCGGTGCGCGCCACAGGCGGCGAGATCGGGGCTGCCATCCGCGCACTCGGCCTGCCGCGCAAGACTTTCTATTACAAGGTCGCCAAGCACGGCATCGATCTGCCAAGCCTCAAGAAAGGGGGAGGCTGA
- a CDS encoding thiamine pyrophosphate-dependent enzyme, protein MVDQTGRIGMPRGNLPPLELHVPEPRFRPGDPVDYSWLDIPGAGELPRFDEACEARETMPATLGMVRVLDGKHRAVGPWDPRLDPETLRRILRTMALTRAFDDRMYRGQRQGKTSFYMKCTGEEAVSVAHAYALAGDDMVFPSYRQQGILIARDYPLVEMVNQIYSNRADRLKGRQLPIMYSARDYGFFTISGNLATQFPQAVGWAMASAIKGDTRIATSFVGEGSSAEGDFHAAMTFAAVYNAPVILNVVNNQWAISSFSGFAGAERSTFAARAVGYGIAGLRVDGNDALAVYAATQWAANRARANKGPTLIEHFTYRAEGHSTSDDPSAYRSAHEREEWPLGDPVMRLARHLIALGEWDDERHAAMDREVAEEVKAAAKAAEKNGVLGHGFHHPFHTMFEDVFEDLPWNLREQAEQAIREREAKWPDARSPGTGEEGEGA, encoded by the coding sequence ATGGTCGACCAGACGGGACGAATCGGCATGCCGCGGGGCAACCTGCCGCCGCTTGAGCTGCATGTGCCCGAGCCGCGCTTTCGGCCGGGCGATCCGGTCGACTATTCCTGGCTCGATATTCCTGGTGCCGGGGAGCTTCCCCGCTTCGACGAGGCCTGCGAGGCGCGCGAGACGATGCCTGCGACGCTGGGCATGGTGCGGGTGCTCGACGGCAAGCACCGCGCGGTCGGCCCCTGGGACCCGCGCCTCGATCCCGAGACGCTGCGCCGCATCCTGCGCACCATGGCGCTGACCCGCGCTTTCGATGACCGGATGTACCGCGGGCAGCGGCAGGGCAAGACCAGCTTCTACATGAAGTGCACCGGCGAGGAGGCGGTCTCGGTCGCCCATGCCTATGCCCTGGCGGGCGATGACATGGTCTTTCCCAGCTACCGCCAGCAGGGCATTCTGATCGCGCGCGATTATCCCCTCGTCGAGATGGTGAACCAGATCTACTCGAACCGGGCCGACCGGCTGAAGGGGCGTCAGCTCCCCATCATGTATTCGGCGCGCGATTACGGCTTCTTCACCATCTCGGGCAACCTGGCGACGCAGTTCCCGCAAGCCGTCGGCTGGGCCATGGCAAGCGCGATCAAGGGGGACACGCGCATTGCGACCAGCTTCGTGGGCGAAGGTTCGAGCGCGGAAGGCGACTTTCACGCCGCGATGACCTTCGCGGCGGTCTACAACGCGCCGGTGATCCTGAACGTGGTCAACAACCAGTGGGCGATTTCCAGCTTCTCCGGCTTCGCCGGGGCGGAGCGTTCGACCTTCGCGGCGCGCGCGGTAGGCTATGGCATTGCAGGGCTTCGGGTGGACGGCAACGACGCGCTCGCTGTCTACGCGGCGACGCAGTGGGCGGCCAACCGCGCGCGGGCCAACAAGGGGCCGACGCTAATTGAGCACTTCACCTACCGCGCCGAAGGCCATTCCACCTCGGACGATCCCAGCGCCTATCGCTCTGCGCACGAGCGCGAGGAATGGCCGCTGGGCGATCCGGTCATGCGTCTTGCGCGCCATCTCATTGCCCTTGGCGAATGGGATGACGAGCGCCACGCAGCCATGGACCGGGAGGTGGCCGAAGAGGTGAAGGCGGCGGCCAAGGCGGCCGAGAAGAACGGCGTGCTGGGCCACGGCTTCCACCATCCGTTCCATACGATGTTCGAGGACGTCTTTGAGGACCTGCCGTGGAACCTGCGCGAGCAGGCCGAGCAGGCGATCCGCGAGCGCGAGGCCAAGTGGCCCGATGCCAGGAGTCCGGGCACGGGCGAGGAAGGAGAGGGCGCATGA
- a CDS encoding dihydrolipoamide acetyltransferase family protein gives MGRYTFRLPDIGEGIAEAEIVTWHVAVGDHVEEDARLADMMTDKATVEMESPVTGTVVEIAGEAGEMVAIGSPLVVLEVEGAGNAREEAPAKSEKVQAPVEEPEQDTVSEPAPAPSPEPEQTAAAPKPAASPPATSAPAKPKAAVQGDGARILASPAVRKRATDLGIDLGEVRPAEDGRVRHGDLDAFLSYNASGGFQPAGRTGEDEQVRVIGLRRRIAENMAASKRHIPHFAYVEEYDVTALEETRAQLNAGRGERPKLTMLPFLVAAICKLIPRYPMLNAHYDDEAGVVTRYGAVHLGMAAQTASGLMVPVIRDAQGRNLWQLAAEISRLAEAAREGKATSGELTGSTITITSLGPKGGVATTPVINRPEVCIIGPNRIVERPMFVTDASGTERIEKRKTMNISMSCDHRVVDGWDAASFAQDLKTLIEAPALILAG, from the coding sequence ATGGGTCGTTACACGTTCCGTCTTCCCGACATCGGGGAAGGGATTGCCGAAGCCGAGATCGTCACCTGGCACGTCGCCGTGGGCGATCATGTCGAGGAGGACGCGCGGCTTGCCGACATGATGACCGACAAGGCCACGGTCGAGATGGAGAGCCCGGTCACGGGCACCGTCGTCGAGATCGCGGGCGAGGCGGGGGAGATGGTGGCCATCGGATCGCCGCTCGTCGTGCTGGAGGTTGAAGGCGCGGGCAACGCGCGCGAGGAGGCTCCGGCGAAATCCGAGAAGGTGCAGGCGCCAGTCGAAGAGCCGGAGCAGGATACGGTGTCAGAGCCTGCACCTGCGCCCTCTCCAGAGCCGGAGCAGACGGCTGCCGCTCCGAAGCCCGCTGCAAGCCCGCCAGCCACCTCGGCACCCGCCAAACCCAAAGCGGCCGTGCAGGGTGATGGCGCGCGCATCCTGGCAAGTCCGGCGGTGCGCAAGCGTGCCACCGATCTTGGCATCGATCTGGGCGAGGTCCGCCCGGCCGAGGATGGGCGCGTGCGCCATGGCGATCTCGATGCCTTTCTCTCCTACAATGCGAGCGGAGGCTTCCAGCCCGCCGGGCGCACGGGCGAGGATGAGCAGGTGCGCGTCATTGGCCTGCGCCGCCGCATCGCCGAGAACATGGCCGCCTCCAAGCGCCACATCCCCCACTTTGCCTATGTCGAGGAATACGACGTCACGGCGCTGGAGGAGACGCGCGCGCAATTGAACGCAGGGCGCGGCGAGCGCCCCAAGCTGACCATGCTGCCGTTCCTTGTCGCGGCGATCTGCAAGCTGATCCCCAGGTACCCGATGCTGAACGCGCACTATGACGACGAGGCGGGCGTGGTGACGCGCTATGGGGCGGTACACCTGGGCATGGCGGCACAGACCGCCTCCGGCCTGATGGTGCCGGTCATCCGTGATGCGCAAGGCCGCAACCTGTGGCAACTGGCCGCCGAGATATCGCGGCTGGCGGAGGCCGCGCGCGAGGGCAAGGCAACTTCGGGCGAACTGACCGGCTCGACGATCACCATTACCTCACTTGGCCCCAAGGGCGGCGTCGCGACGACGCCGGTCATCAACCGCCCCGAAGTCTGCATCATCGGGCCCAACCGCATTGTCGAGCGTCCGATGTTCGTGACCGATGCCAGCGGGACGGAGCGCATCGAAAAGCGCAAGACGATGAACATTTCGATGTCCTGCGACCACCGTGTCGTCGATGGTTGGGATGCAGCCAGCTTTGCGCAGGACCTCAAAACCCTGATCGAGGCTCCCGCACTCATCCTCGCCGGGTGA
- the thyA gene encoding thymidylate synthase has translation MTETLSPAKPTAPASLQGEARPRHWEWQYLDLMRHIWEHGDERVDRTGVGTRSVFGATIRFDLAGGAMPLLTTKRVYWKTATRELLWFLTGDTNIRKLCAQNVQIWTDWPLERYRRETGDAITREAFSQRIVEDATFAWLWGDLGPVYGKQWVDWPTYEPVGEGLFRKGVGINQVAQVVESLKSNPGSRRHIIEGWNVAELDSMALPPCHKTYQFHVADGKLSCLLYQRSCDLGLGFAFNMWSLAALTRMMAQQCNLEPGHAVWTGGDVHLYLNHGALVEEQLAREPAGDATLTFARRPASIFDYAIEDFEVTGYAPQAHIAAPVAV, from the coding sequence ATGACCGAGACTCTGTCCCCTGCCAAGCCGACCGCTCCCGCCTCCCTTCAGGGCGAGGCCCGTCCGCGCCACTGGGAGTGGCAGTATCTCGATCTCATGCGCCACATCTGGGAGCATGGGGATGAACGCGTAGACCGCACAGGCGTGGGCACGCGTTCGGTCTTCGGGGCGACGATCCGCTTCGACCTGGCGGGGGGCGCAATGCCGCTCCTCACCACCAAGCGGGTCTATTGGAAGACCGCCACGCGCGAACTGCTCTGGTTCCTGACCGGCGACACCAATATTCGCAAGCTGTGCGCCCAGAACGTGCAGATCTGGACCGACTGGCCGCTTGAGCGCTACCGCCGCGAGACCGGTGATGCCATTACCCGCGAAGCGTTCTCGCAGCGCATCGTCGAGGATGCGACATTCGCGTGGCTGTGGGGCGATCTCGGCCCGGTCTATGGCAAGCAGTGGGTTGACTGGCCCACCTACGAGCCGGTGGGTGAGGGCCTGTTCCGGAAAGGGGTAGGCATCAACCAGGTCGCGCAGGTCGTCGAAAGCCTGAAAAGCAATCCTGGCAGCCGCCGTCACATCATCGAGGGGTGGAACGTCGCCGAACTCGATTCGATGGCGCTGCCCCCGTGCCACAAGACCTACCAGTTCCATGTTGCGGACGGGAAGCTCTCGTGCCTGCTCTACCAGCGCAGCTGCGATCTGGGCCTGGGTTTTGCCTTCAACATGTGGTCGCTCGCCGCGCTGACGCGAATGATGGCCCAGCAATGCAACCTCGAGCCGGGTCATGCCGTTTGGACAGGAGGTGATGTCCATCTCTACCTCAACCACGGGGCGCTGGTGGAAGAGCAGCTTGCGCGTGAACCTGCCGGGGATGCAACGCTGACCTTCGCACGGCGCCCGGCTTCGATCTTCGACTATGCGATCGAGGATTTCGAGGTGACCGGCTACGCGCCCCAGGCCCATATCGCCGCGCCCGTCGCGGTCTAG